From Victivallis lenta:
TTTTCGGTATGATGAAAAGAAGGGACGTTTTCGCGATTTTCTGCGCCGGGTCGTGACGAATCATGCACTGAAGATTCTGCGCTCCCGCCGCGATCAGGCTCCGCTGGACGGTCTGGCACACGCAATACCTGATCCATCCCGCAATTGCGACGAGCAATGGGAAAATGAGTGGCGCCAGCACCTGATGACACAGGCTTTGGCGGAACTGCGGGGCCAGGTCGCATCCGTTACTTATCAGGCATTTGAAATGTACGCAATGAAACGGAAGAGTGTGACCGATACTGCGGAGTTCCTGAATCTCTCCGTTTCCAGCGTGTATACCGCCCGGAGCCGCTGCGTGGCGAAATTGAAAGCGATCATCGGAGAGTTGGAGGCGCGGCAATGAAACACTATACCAGTGAGAAACTTGAGCTTTATCGTCACAGACAAATGGGCGTCCTCGGCCGCATCCAGTGTGCTTCCCATCTGAAAGAGTGTGCGGAATGCCGGGAGCGTCTTGCCGAGCTTCAGGCTGACGACCAACTTATAGCCGAACTCCGGGAAAGCGTCCGCATCTATAAGGAATTGTCCAATATGCCGCTGGGCCCGGATAAGCGTACTTTCACAGAATGAAGTCCGGCTGCTTTCTGCCGGATAATATTCCGGCTACTCGTTTTCTACCCCGCGATTGAGGATTTTTTCCACGCCGTCGATCAACGGAATCAGCGACTGATAGGGCTGCGGTATTTCAGAATTGAGGCGATAGACGGCCACGCCCATCGGTTTGTTGAAGTCCCTTACCGCAAGTTCAACGATACCGCGCCGCGCCTTCTGGCAAAGAAGAAGTCCGATGCTCCTGTTCTCATCCGGGTGACGCACCTTGTCGTCCAATGCGGAAAGATAGAAATTCAACTGGCCCAGATATGCCGGTTTGAACTCCCCGCGCTTGAGT
This genomic window contains:
- a CDS encoding RNA polymerase sigma factor: MAYTTKKSLLRKVREGDEIGWHEFYETYKPLILRRGMDFSLRTQELAELVQKVMLEFFQKDLFHGRYDIDSVPEELTFRYDEKKGRFRDFLRRVVTNHALKILRSRRDQAPLDGLAHAIPDPSRNCDEQWENEWRQHLMTQALAELRGQVASVTYQAFEMYAMKRKSVTDTAEFLNLSVSSVYTARSRCVAKLKAIIGELEARQ